CGGTCAGCCAGAGCGCCTGGCTGGTGGTCAACTGCCACCCGGCGTCGCCGAGCCGGACGACGACGATGCTCCACAGCAGCCACACCGAGAAACCGATGTGTTCCGCGAAGATCGACCAGATGAGGTTGCGTCGGGCGATCCGACTGCCGGTGGTACGCCAGAATCCCGGCTCCTCCGGCGTCCAGTGCCCGATCCAGCGACCGGGCCTGCGGTCCAGGTCCTGCGTGTCCTCGATAACCTCGGGGCGCGTGCTCGTGGTGGTCATGGCGCCGAAGCTAGGAATCGAGCGTTACCGTGGCGTTCGCCCTCGGGGTCGACGGCGCAACGGGGAGCGCACCGGCGCCGCGCGCCGGTGGTGAGGAACGGTCAGAGCTGCTGGAGGATGCGCAGCGCCCGGTCGATCCGGCGCATGGTCTCGATGTCGGCGACGTCCACGCACTCGGCGAACCACTTCTTCATCGGAGACGAGATCCGGTCCGGCATGACCACCCAGCCGCCCATCGGCACCGCCAGGGGCGAGTCGCGCAGCAGCGCCGCCTCGACCACCTCGGCGACGATCACGATGGGCACCGCGGTGGAGTTGTAGACATCCGAGCTGATCACGAGCCCGAGCCGCTCGCGAGCCCCGGCGATCCGCCAGACCTCGCCCCTACGCAGCACGCGGGCGACCGCCGAAGAGCAGGTCGTCGACCATGCCCACCTCCTGCGCGTCGGCCAGCGAGGCCGACTCCAGGTCCAGTCCGGCCCGCCCGACCGCGGCGGCGTGCGCCGCGAAGACCTCACGCAGGGCCTTCTCCCGGGCAGCCTGATCCATCCAGGCCGACAGGGAGAGCCCTTCGCGCTTGGCGAACCGCCTGGCCTCCGCGATCGTCTCGTCGGAGAACGACAGAGTCACCTTGGCTGTCATGCCGGTCAGACTACCCGCTGGTATGACCATCAGTCATCCGTCGAGTACCGCGAGCTGTCGCCGGCCGGGCCGTTGGCACCCGGGGCACGGCCGCCGAAGACCGCGAACCGCCACGCCTTGAAGAAGCAGTCCACGTCGGTCAGCCCCGCGTCGGACAGCCAACGACACTGCTCCCCCACGGACGCCGGCCGGTCGTACGCCATCCGCTGCGCGGCGGCGGCGATCTCGTCGGCGTCGGAGCCGCGCGCGGTGATCTGGGCCAGCCAGACCTCGTGGTAACGCCGGTCCAGCTCGGCGGTGGGGCCGGCGACCTGTTCGGCGTTGACGAAGACGCCTCCGGGCACCAGCGCCTCGGCGGCCCGCCGGTAGAGGTCCCGCTTTCCGGCGTCGTCGAGGTGGTGGACGGCGAGCGCGCTGACCACCGCGTCGTAGCGCCCGTCGGGCAGCGGGTCGGTCAGGTCGGCCACCACCACCCGGTGCGGCACGCCACGGCTGGTGAGCTGGTCGGCGGCGACGGCCAGCATCTTCGGCGCGGCGTCGACGAGGGTCAGTCGGACTCCGGGCACGGCGGCGGCGACCAGCGACGACAGCAGACCGGTGCCGGCGCCCAGATCCAAGACCTCGGGGGTACGCCCGGCGGCGCGGGCGGCACGCAACGCCGGCTCGACGACCTCGACGGCCGTGCCGTAGAACCCGTCGAAACAGGGCACCAGTCGCCGCCGCGCGGCGTCGTAGCTGCCGGCCACCGCGTCGAACGCCTGAGCCACATCCATGTCGATCCCCCCGATCCGTCGCCGTCGCGCACACTTCCCACATGACAGGATTTTCGTTCCATATTGTAGACCTCTCGACCCCGCGCGCAGCCGACGTGCGGTGTGAGGTGCTCTTGACAGGGCCGAAACAAACGGGACGCCGACCGGAAACCGCCCAACGGCACGCTTTGCCGACATGACAGACGGTGCACGGTCGGCGACTCGATCGGGGGAAACACCCCGGGAGGTGGCGACGCACTGCCCGTACTGCGCACTCCAGTGCGGGATGACCCTGCGCCAGGACGAGGACCGGATCTCCGTACACCCCCGGGACTTCCCCACCAACCGGGGCGGCCTCTGCCAGAAGGGCTGGACCTCCGCCGAACTGCTCGACCACCCCGACCGGCTGACCACCCCGCTGCTGCGCGACCCGGCCACCGGCCGACTCGCACCGGCGAGCTGGGAGGCGGCGCTGGACCGCATCGTCACCGGGCTGGGCGAGGTACAGCAGCGGCACGGCCGCGACGCCGTCGCCGTCTTCGGCGGCGGCGGGCTCACCAACGAGAAGGCGTAC
Above is a window of Verrucosispora sp. NA02020 DNA encoding:
- a CDS encoding type II toxin-antitoxin system PemK/MazF family toxin, whose amino-acid sequence is MLRRGEVWRIAGARERLGLVISSDVYNSTAVPIVIVAEVVEAALLRDSPLAVPMGGWVVMPDRISSPMKKWFAECVDVADIETMRRIDRALRILQQL
- a CDS encoding DUF6364 family protein, whose product is MTAKVTLSFSDETIAEARRFAKREGLSLSAWMDQAAREKALREVFAAHAAAVGRAGLDLESASLADAQEVGMVDDLLFGGRPRAA
- a CDS encoding class I SAM-dependent methyltransferase translates to MDVAQAFDAVAGSYDAARRRLVPCFDGFYGTAVEVVEPALRAARAAGRTPEVLDLGAGTGLLSSLVAAAVPGVRLTLVDAAPKMLAVAADQLTSRGVPHRVVVADLTDPLPDGRYDAVVSALAVHHLDDAGKRDLYRRAAEALVPGGVFVNAEQVAGPTAELDRRYHEVWLAQITARGSDADEIAAAAQRMAYDRPASVGEQCRWLSDAGLTDVDCFFKAWRFAVFGGRAPGANGPAGDSSRYSTDD